The nucleotide sequence agtatacatgACTCCCACACATATATATACGTTTTTTTTCTAACTCCACTTAACAGCTTTCGAACAACTTTAGTATTTGATAAATAAGCCCCTCTAGTTTCATTAACATAGTTAACCTGATTAGCTTATTACACTAATTCAGTTAGCGTGTTTGTCTTATAAAGCTAACTAACAAAATAACCTTGTTAATTAACTTCTTAAAGGAATCGCTAACCGAGTTGACTAGGtttactaacctagttaattgatttactttattatattgTTTCTGCTAATTACAAAAACAACCCCTTAACTTATAGCTTTTTATACTTAACAAATTCAACTTGGTTAATGCTTCCCTTGTATATATAAATCTAACCGAACTAACAGAGTTTCTTTATAATATTAACGTTGCCAACCTGCAAACAACATTAGGCTCTAGACCTATCTCCTTATCGAGTCTTTGTACAAGATTATTGCAAAAGTGTTCGCAATTAGTTGAATCCAATGATTCATTGTCTTATTTCCTCGACCCAATAGGCATTTGTAGGAGGAAGGAACATCTTGGATGGAAGCTAGTGAGTGAAGTTGTCTCGTGGGCTAAATATTGCAAAAAAGGTGATGCTTTTTAAAGTAGATTTCGAGAAAGCTTATGACACTCTTAATTGGAATTTCTTGTTGCGGGTTTTGGAGTACATGGGTTTTAATGATCGTTGGCGGAAGTGGATGTCGGGGTGCCACGAATCTGCGAAGGGCTCGGTTCTCATTAATAAGCGTATAAGGGAATTGGTTCAAAAGGGGGTTGAGGTAAGGGGATCCGTTGTCGCCTTCTTATTCATTCTCCCCATGGAGGTTATGGTGTTGTTTATGAAAAGAGTGTTGAAGAAAGGGTTATCTAGAGGAGTGAATCTTCCAAATGATGGCCCTATCTTGACCCACCTTTTCTACGCAGGTGATGTCATCTTTCTAGACGAATGGCCTGACCAAAATGCGGTAAGTTTATTTCGTCCTTTTAGATGTTTTCACTTGCGAACCAGGTCGAAAATTAATCTCCACAAGAGTCACTTCTATGGTGTTGGGGTTGATGATGTGGAAATTGTTCGGCTCGCAAAGGTTCTTAACTGTTGTGTGGGGGAATTTTAATTTACTTATCTTGGCCTTTCCATTGGTGTAAATTTAAAAAGAGTAAAATTTTGAGAGCCGTTTATTAAAGAtttcagaaaaaaaaactatttgtgTGGAAGGCGAAGACCCTTTTCTTTGTCGGAAGGGTGACTGTAGCAAAAGCTATCTTAGGGAGTCTTCCTTCTTACTACCTTTGTGTGTTTAAAGCTCGGAAATAAGTTTTAAACACTCTTGAGGGACTTATGCGGTCATTCATTTGGGATAAAACGTGGCTAAGGAGTAAGATTAAATGGGAAAGGTGGGAGAAGGTGACTAAGCCGAAAAGCATGGGAGGTCTCAGTTTGGGATGGTTGGGGGAACTTAATGTCGCCATTATCACTATATGGTGGTGGAGACTTAGAAAAAACTCGAACCAATTTTGGACCAAATTCATATCCGCTATTCATGGGACACATCGGGGTGAATCTTTAATTCCCTTAGACAAGAACGTATCGGGTTATTGGAAAGATATTAGGTCAATGGAAGGGTATCTCATTAAGGTGGGTTTGCATGTGAAAGACAGGCTAAAAGTTGTAATCGGCAATGGCAATACCACTCGTTTCTTGCCTGATGAAAGGGTAGCGTCAGGGGCGATAAGCAAAGAGTTCCCTCTATTATTTTGGTCGGCTCCAGATAAGATGGCAAATGTTTCTGAATGTGTGGAGATTGTGGGTAATGCGACTCTGTGGAAATGGGATTGGGTGTGGAATCTGGCTTCGGTAGGGGAGTGGGCTCAACTGGGTAATCTTATGGGTTTTTTCAACAAATAAAGCTCCATCAACACAAGGATGAGTGGGTCTGGAATAATAAAGCAGGGgtaaatttttatacaaaacttttcCGTCTAGAGCTAAGTATCAGGGGATTCAGTTCATAGTGATACAGGTTGGACCATTCAAATGGAACACTTGCGCACCGTTAAAGGTGAACTATTTGGTGTGGCGAGCTAAGATGCGTAGAGTAACGGCTAAGACTGCATTATAAGAAAGAGGTGTGCAAGTCTCGAGCATTCTTTCCTGCAGATGCGACGTGCAGGAGGTGTCAGTGACCACATTTTTGTCTTGTGTCTTCTTACTAGGGTTGTGTGGTGGCACGTGTTCAGGTGGGTTAGAATCCCAACCATGGTGGATAGTGTGTAATTACCTTCTGGAAACTACGGCTTGCTCGCAACGATAAAGAATTTAATGGCAACGCGATACCAGTTACTAAGTTGGTTGACTTAATAAAGGAAGATGTTTTCTTGTGGCTTACAAATAGGAGTGAGATTAAGATCATTAGCGGGGGTGATTGGTTAGACTTTGATATTGTTTCAATGTTGTAATCCAGATTTTGTAtgtttttcttcaacttttgctgGTATTTATTTAGGGTGTTCGGAGTGGAGTCGGTAAAGGGTGTTGTCGCGAGGCAAACACAGTCGTCAACCCTTTGCCGACGCGGTGACTTGTGTGGATCGGGGATGGTATGACGATGCGGGGAGGGAGGataggagagagagagggggtctGTGGGGTGGGGTatattccaatctcaaccaatcacacttttttcctttttaaaaaaaaaatagtttaccacttcatcaagtgtctaaaccattgccaacacttttagcatagtttaccactttgacatgacacactttcattggttgattttttagtttgtcactctcaagtgtttaaccacttcTTACACCCTTATATAAATTCGTTACCTTTTAAAAAAATTCTAATATACAGTAACATAACAAATAAAATGATTACAAATCCAGTGATGTTTATATGTACACAAAAGTAACGGCAACTCATTAATGAACAGTTGATTTTTTATATTATACTATATTACTTGCAGAAAATCATTATAAAATCAGAGAAAAGAAGTACCGCACTTGCAAACAATGAAGGGTAAAAGGTTGGAATAATTCTTTCCTATTTCGCCAATCAACCATGACCTTTGGCCCCCTACCCCATCCTACTCTAATGTTATTTCACGTATATAATTATTCTATTCAATtcaccaaaaacacacacaaaaacaccTTTCCTGGCATAACCAAAATCCATTTTCAGTAGGGTTTCTTAGCATGGTTCATGAGATTTCTTGTATCACAAGCTTAAATCTAAGCTTAGGTTGTTATGATATTCCAATAAAACATCGTTTAGATCCTCAAGACCATGACCGAGATCGCGATTGGGAGCGCAATCAAGATAAGAGTAGACAACAGCCCGAAAAGAGGTCGGTGATCAAACTGGATCAGCCTCTTCCTTCTTTAATATTAGGGTTCGGTAGAGATCAAGATCTAGCCAAGTTGATTCAACAACCTTTACCTTCGATTGGTAGCGTGGTTTCTTCATACTCAAACTCGACGAGTGCAAAGAGACAGATAGACGATAGCAGCAAAGAAGTGGATATGGACCGCGATGAATTCGATGGTGGTGCGCGGAAGAAACTTAGACTTACAAAAGAACAGTCTTTTGTGTTGGAAGAAAGCTTCAAACAACATACTACCCTTAACCCCGTAAGTAATCAATACCTACCGATCGTTTTTAGTGACGAAATATTTTTTAGCGACCATATTTGTTGTGTTTTTGTGTAGCTAATGTTACGTTCATTTATTTAGAAGGAGAAGCTAATCCTGGCAAAAAGTCTTAATTTACGGCCACGACAAGTTGAAGTATGGTTTCAGAATAGACGAGCTAGGTAAAGAATCAAATCTCGATATCCTcgtttttaaacaaatattacTTGGGTCAATAATATTTGCCAACATATTTTGtttctttaaaatcttttaaaCCTATTTTGCGATACTAAATTCACTAAACATATGTCAATTGTTTTGTCAAATTCACTATGGGGCtttttggcaacttctgaatggttaagtgataaacgagtaagaggtctgaaccatcaagagtcagtataatgcctaaccgttcagaggcaaatgtctgaccaattcagattagaagtcttaaccattcagactctgtataattcTTAACCATTGAGAAGCAAATAAAtctctgaaccattcagacatttgctcgcaaaacaaacagtctgaaccattaagtgctgaagcaGTAAgatgtctaaaccattaagagctccattaagaggtaaacaaacaactaTGTCAATTATTTTGTCAAAATAAGATGGCATATATATTTCATTTGGCAAAAAACTTTCAGGTAATTTTATCGAATTTTGTCTTATTTTTGGTAACAAATTCACAGTTTAGATATCTTTTCCGTATACGGGCAAAAATATAAGTCGCGTTCAAACATTTATCCCTATTACTTTAACATGTTAGAAAACAGTATTATGTATAATTTACATATATCTATATTAAACATGTTTAAAGACTATAATATATTAAACTTCTATTAAGTGACATTTACTCAAGAAAAATAGTATAAATATATAATGTTTATAAGTAGAGGGGTGTCCGCACAATTCGACAATGAACACAGATACTTTTAATCAAAacatgttatttttttaattaaaacaagggaaaagatcaaataggaagttaattttcgctagaaAAGATAGGAAttcataggattatgacatgtggcaaattttaaaataaagagaaaggatattttagtcaatccaactccttcttcctttttcaaaacccagtaaattcaaaaacccaccattttcaaaacccaccatcttcaactatttcttcactttctatctcaataatcactacattatagtgcgattttcatcaccaatcaatgattcaaaacccaatcaacgtgttcttaagctttttttttttgaagaaaacccagtttaatttcataaaaaaatctcgtttttttcggtgattttggagataatcactcgattcgttcgattcgagcgttgataagtgtttctatcattcaaattttgtcaattgatgaagaaatcggcttcgatccatgtaagaaattctttaatttcattttcatgatctgggttttgatttagtcattgcgttttacgatctttgcgggggtccgggggcagcagcccccggtagcggggtcccaggggcgccagcccctggctggggttcaGCTCGGAAAAttttttttcgattaaattgctgtactaaaaacgcatcagaaaaagtaattttccataaattggctcatttaggtaaaacacattttttaggtgttttcagtccattgcgttttagaatgagtcatttttaagtgttttctggccattgcgttttacatataagacatttcttagtgtttttggtgcattgcgttttaggtaaaacacttttttatgtgttttcagtccattgcgttttacaaataagacattttaagtgtattctggccattgcgttttacaaataagtcatttctttgtgttttttgtgtattgcgttttaggtagaacacatttttatgtgttttctagccattgcgttttacaaataagacatttttgtgtgttttctggccattgcgttttacaaataagtcatttctttgtgtttttggtgtattgcgttttagaaaaatgtcattttttaggtttttttttcattgcgttttacgtaactgtggtttttctattgcgttttacgcaactgggttttaatttttttttaaatatagcaatagtatactcgttttaaagataaaaaaaacgctcgtttttttggtgcaatttttataaaaaaaataatgtcgtatgaaagagttattaacgtttaaaaaatgggggggaattggaggagagagaaactattggcttggattgactagaatgcccttgaacaaactcacgcgcctcttttcttcttttcaatttccctgatttaatcttagcccttgattaacttaatggatggtcaagatcacttcctatccttcctagccaaataaacttcctattgtatctccacccattAAAACAATActatatttaaattaaaaaatcgTTTTCatgatgaattttttttttctaaatattaTTATCATATGAAAAAAAACTTATAACAGTTAGTAGGTTTTAAAAAAGTTAACAATACATATTAAAAGATTATATATCATGTTTTAGAAGTTATAATTATTAAACCtttaaaattatataaattagGTTTTCTACTAATACTAGTATATATCATAATATAGTACGTACATGATTTTTTTTAACGTCAAATTTGGATCACTGTAGTATCATCGTGTCATCAGGGAAGCACCTGATCACATCCATCTGCACTATGCATAATGTCCATACAATAATTCAGGAGAAAAaccaataaatatgagaaaaaccCCCTTGTGAGAAACGAACCTAGAACCTATTGGTCTTAAAATCTTATCCCACCTCAAAATGTCACTGGGGTATAAAGCCATAGGCTACGTAAACGATTAACACATACTATTTTCTTTTATGTGTAACCATTATTTATTGGTATCTTTAATTTCGTAGGACAAAGCTGAAGCAAAATGAAGTAGAAAGTGCATTACTGAAGAAGTGCTGTGAGGCACTAACAAGTGATAACTTAAGGCTAAAAAGGGAAATTCAACAACTCAAAGATATAAAATCCAGCGGCCTCCCGGCTCATCTTTACATGCAATTTCCGGCAGCCGGTAACCGCATCATGTGCCCTTCTTGTGAGAGAAACAACTCCGGCTTCGGAGATAGTGGCGTCGATACGACAAAGTCATCAAAAACTCCGTACGCCCGTGCACCAAAGTCACACTCACATCAGATTAGTTAACCTTGTTAGCTATTATATAGATAATTGTATAAATTAAAGTATAGgagatcgctaaaatgaaaaccacctctagttgtaagaatcatgggaaccactttctagcctttagatcaacaagattgatggatgagattaaaagtaacaaaaattaatattaaatggtttttgtcttattatgtctttaatattataatccaaaagggtaatttggtaaaataactctattttgtctttttgtctttattgttttttatttgtttttttgtattattatattactttttattttttaaacataacttttttattaaaaacattttaaaattcagatttttttaaaggtttttttatactttttacaattcaagttttacgttaaactttttaagttttacgtttttttgacgcgccgtttttacgccgggttttttcaagcgtcgttattttttacgcgccaattttttaacgccgttgttttacgcgccgttttttaacgccgttttttcaacgccccgtttttacgcgccAACTTTTTAACGcgttttttacgcgccaattttttaacgccgttttttacgcgccaattttttaacACCGTTTTTtatgcgccgttttttaacgccgatttttacgcgccaattttttaacgccgttttttacgcgccgtttattaacgccgttttttcaacgcgccgtttttacgttaacgtaatttacgtttttaacgccgttttttactcCTTTTTTTACGTAacagtttttacgttttatgtaaactttttgcgtttttacgttttaggtaaaactttttacgttttacgtaaaacttttttacgttttacgaccgccaaaaaactttttacgtgttgcgtaaaccttttaacgttttacgtaaaactttttacattttacgtttaacgtttttacgttttacgttaaaaagtttacattttacgtttaaaagtttacgttaaactttttacgttttacattttacgtaaaactttttatgttttacgcttcacgtttttacgttttaggttaaaaaaaaagttacgGTTTACGCTAAAAAGTTTAcgctttaatttttttttacaaaaaaatttttacgcaaaaacgaacgcacccagaaatcgcaaactaGGGAGATGTCTCAGatatatcattatcatcatcgactaggggggGGGGGAAATTAAAAACCAACTACATCAAAACAAAAGTCTATCTcgaaaaaaaacggggtttggctcagattaacGGATAATCAAAAAGGCTGCAAAAGAGGGGTTGCAGGtttaaaaaacctaccctccgccgtccttgccgcgccatcgtcatcaaaatcggtgtttttttttcatcatcgccgCCCACATCCAACATATCAAACCCACAAAAGTCCAGTGATCAAAATCTCCAGAAAAACAAGAACACAGGCAAAAAATCAAAGAAACTCAACCAAAAAATCAAACCATCAAACCCACATAGTCGACAGAACTTGATCCGGTTGAGCCAAACTTAATCCGAGCGTGAACATGTACCAAACTGAAGCTTTCCACTGCCTGTTACCGCCGCCGTGAACAAGACAAGCACCACGGCTGTCACTGCTCAAACTCAAACCACGCACCACCACAGTCACCGCCGCCGCTGGTAACTCCGGCGCCGGTTGCCATCTTCATTAACATCATCGTCTTCGACCCCATTAATCATcggaaaaacaaaagaaaaggaAGATTTAAAGAAAAACTATCAGATCCACTAACAGATCTGGAATGGAGACGAGTAGAGATATGCTAACCGGACAGAGAACACGTCGGACTGCGACTCCGACCGCCGACACCATACCTTTAACTTCTGACGATGTATCagtggtggaggcggtggcggtggaggcgtCGGAGATCGGAAGACATGGCAAAACCCATTTCTCCACCACTGAAACCCCAAGTCGCACAAACGACCACCactacaacccccccccccccattttctTTCTCTTGCCCTAAACCTTGCCGCCACACCCTACCGTACACCACTGCCACACCCCGTTCAGATCTTGTTAGCTCCGCCGGTGTTTTGGCCGTAGTTGTTGTTAGCTCCGCCGGAGTTGTGGCCGGAGAAGGAACGGGTACAGGGGCGGAGGATGGTGGTGAACGGATCTTTGGGAGAGAGAGAATGATTTCAAATTTTGGGGGAGAGATGAATTAAAAAGTCTGTTATAAAGACTTTAAAGAGAGAGAATGTTGAAAAAGTtgggagagagagagtgtcagacataATAAATGAAGAGAGATATATGGAAATGACATTTGGTagtaaatgaccaaactacccttaTGTGTGGCTGAATCTAATTGATTGAGaatggttctcgtggttcttacaactgggggtggttcctattttagcggctcccttaAAGTATAATCAATCTATCTTATATTTGTATAAAGAAATAGTGGTTGTAAGCATTTATATCATAGTAATTAGAAAATTGGGCATATATAATTAAGCAAATGATCATGTATAAAATATAAAAGAAGTAGGAGAGAAAGTGagagttttttttataaaaaataggagaTGTGTTCGGGTTCATGGGTCTTGCGGGGACACCAAAAGGGGGTCGGAATGGATGTATAATTGTATAAAATATAAAAGAAGTAGGAGAGAAAGTGAGAGTTTTTTCATAAAGAATAGGAGAAAGTGGCttgatatatatatagtgggtaaatttttgaattaaaaaaaaataaaacaaacacatTTGACCGTTGTCAACGGTCATCTCCTGGCCCAACGTCCAAATAACGCCGTATAACGCCGGCTGTAGTGGGGGGGGGGtgttttggggcgtttttttttcaatttttttttaaaaaataccgccccactacgggtggtctaatagGATCAATTTGTACGAGTGTAGGAGAAGATTTTTACATTTGATCAAACAATACAATAGCTGAGATTAAGAGGGGTGTGTGGCCTAGCTTTTTTATctaagcttatagcttttttagcttatttttacaaaataagcactaatgggtgtttggtttagatttttaagcttatgcttattagcttatataaccTAATTCCAAGAAGCTTATGGGAAcatggttttttagcttatttgaaaAAGCTTATTTGAAGAAGATGGTTTTTTACTCATTACACACAATTATATTATACCCCTTCCCATAATACAAAATAACTTAACAAACAACTAaagattaattattaattatcaacTTCTAGAATATAAgttaatccaaacacttaaaaatagCTTATCAAATGAAAGTAAATAAGCataagctactttaaaatataagtataagcaaaaaaaaaaaaaaaaaaaaaaaaaaaaaaaaaaaactaggccaaacaccccctaactAATCCCTAAAATAGAATTCACATGACACAATACAACGGAAACAAGTGTGGAAATGACAAAATAGCAAGATCTAATATTTGTGATTTATAAAACCACTTGCTATACCATTTTCAAACGATTATAActttttatataataatatttttttaaaaagattttctGTATTAACAactatttcattctctttaatttggAGTGGGCGGGCTATTGTCATAGTTTTCttaatttttactttttttttttaattttacagGCTATAACGTTATGCGATTTTGTAACGTTATGTGACTATGTTCCAGTACGTAATATGAATTTTATTCTTGAATCAAATGTAACGTTACGTAATTATGTATCAGTACGTTATTACTAACGTTACGTAATCACGTGATGTTGAATACCCATTATGTAATTACAGGATTTCTTTACCGTGTGAAAACACACTAGCTGATTAGATAATTATGTACTAACCATAtctttaataaaaaacaaaatatatattatacataATATTTCAATTCCTAGGAGTGTAAGAGAAGATTTTGATATTTAATCAAACAATACTATAGTTACGATTAAGTGGCCCAAAATTAAGAATTCACATGACACAAAATAAGGGAAACAAGTAAGGAAATGACAAAGTAGCAAAATCTAATATTGGTGACTTATAAACCCACTCTCCTTACAATTTTCAAATgactataactttttcatatgataatatatatatttttttaatttctacGTATTATCGAGTATTTCGTTCTCTTTAATTTGGAGTAGGTTATTGTCATAGCTTtcttgatttttaatttttttttactttacaaGTTATAACGTTATGTGATTTTGTAATGTTACGTGATTATGTTCTAGTACGTAATCTGAATTTTTTTCTTGAAACAAGAGTAACGTTACATGATAATGTATCATTACATAACAATAGGTGGCTATGTAttattacgtgattttgaatacctatTATCTTATTACAAAATTTCATTATACTATTTGTGTGAAAACCCACTAAttgattacgtaattacgtactAACCATATctttaataaaaaacaaatatatattaCATAATATTTCACAAAATGCCTAATGTTTCAAGTCTACCCATGTATTAAGTATAAATGTAATATAAAATATTAACCAATCAACCTATTACGTAATGTCATATATTACAAATTTAATCATGCAATAAAGCATAAACAATTAAGTTCTCATTATTGAATGTGTAATAACGTAATAACCATAACTATAATTATATCAATTATTacaaatcatattgaatgtgtaatcacgtaatgattttaaaaaaaataagaaatttgTAGTAATAACATACTTGTTGGTGCTGTTTTTGTGTCCGATGTTGTTCGAATATATTAGATTATTTTTATGCtgattatgtaatagttagtgaaacggtcaaacgaacgtgtatagacccgctcgtttgaagtggtcaaacggaAGGATTATTcatttgaccgtgtgtgtttgcaagtgaagggggtgtggctataaataccaacccttgGTCATTTGCAACACTTGAAGGTTTTAGActtgggggagagatcaccacttggtctctccccggatgtatgctCCTTTGGTATGCTTCGGCTAGCTTGTAATCGGGCCGGTTTGTAACGTTATGCTACCGGATTTATACAAGAAAGTTGTTTTATCCGTCTCTAATCTTCCCTCTTTGAACATAATCATGGGTTTCGGTCCCgaatcacgatcctacaattggtatcagagccatggtacTCGACTTAGTAAATCTAACCATttgctaagtcacatgtgctcttgACTAGTGATTTTTGTGGTGTTTT is from Helianthus annuus cultivar XRQ/B chromosome 9, HanXRQr2.0-SUNRISE, whole genome shotgun sequence and encodes:
- the LOC110878225 gene encoding homeobox-leucine zipper protein HAT9, coding for MVHEISCITSLNLSLGCYDIPIKHRLDPQDHDRDRDWERNQDKSRQQPEKRSVIKLDQPLPSLILGFGRDQDLAKLIQQPLPSIGSVVSSYSNSTSAKRQIDDSSKEVDMDRDEFDGGARKKLRLTKEQSFVLEESFKQHTTLNPKEKLILAKSLNLRPRQVEVWFQNRRARTKLKQNEVESALLKKCCEALTSDNLRLKREIQQLKDIKSSGLPAHLYMQFPAAGNRIMCPSCERNNSGFGDSGVDTTKSSKTPYARAPKSHSHQIS